The following are encoded together in the Misgurnus anguillicaudatus chromosome 14, ASM2758022v2, whole genome shotgun sequence genome:
- the socs7 gene encoding suppressor of cytokine signaling 7 isoform X1, which translates to MNDAQDMSPDFVLMRLVSAAEDDRLDEENGNLSSGSALTVQEVLAHGGIKGNFECTPSQMARHGHMNKAPQASGPEAPDTGVMATRPALSVPPPPLHSAEAHGYDLTHRGGMGPQLLVFRNISRDSEGFSENNSDDQRAVRAFEDLASESSGSINNNMLGAVDAQHPSAWTLHPQLKATNTEGAELCHRHRLITDKNDWPPVVDKSNPVSMTEPGWSCTAAQRQLQLPDGPVLELARKFGELGVTPVTEFLLKDGELPHCSCQSVLGSAVAGIRQGEDPTETSDALLVLEGLGSEEVKGLGINACQKTESQNVGGQGEVVNAMPGAFALKCFPAVQAMGVSGGLCAPACSESRLCCLLRDSVNTTAQANTTDKRTPELLSPLSVTTQAEPNQHTPCSSQASTPKARPDRSASRAHLSCAVGSGEKTLKVPGKSRKGSLKIRLSKLFRTKSCSGSNNILDKRPSVTFSISSAGSLVDMSGASGTEQDAGSQPRLTRAQSAFSAASFTPLFTGETVSLVDVDISQRGRNSPHPPTPPPPPRRSLSLLDDIGGPQPGPFLVSVMGASLQSLPLPLPPPPPLHTTIQHSLSLNDAFFRALPHSAPSPMETPAPARVAPPPIMCPLRGADSSSFTASLRELERCGWYWGPMNWEDAEMKLRGKPDGSFLVRDSSDPRYILSLSFRSQGVTHHTRMEHYRGTFSLWCHPKFEDRCHSVVEFIERAIMHSKNGKFLYFLRSRVPGLPPTPVQLLYPVSRFSNVKSLQHLCRFCIRQLVRIDHIQELPLPKPLIVYLRKFYYYDPEEEMYLSIKGMRQAAGVEQEAESET; encoded by the exons ATGAACGACGCGCAAGATATGTCTCCCGATTTTGTCTTGATGCGCCTGGTCTCCGCGGCCGAGGATGACCGCTTGGATGAGGAGAATGGGAATCTGTCGTCGGGCAGCGCACTGACAGTGCAGGAGGTCTTGGCTCATGGGGGTATTAAGGGTAACTTTGAATGCACGCCGAGTCAAATGGCCCGACACGGACATATGAACAAAGCTCCGCAAGCCAGCGGACCGGAGGCACCTGACACTGGAGTGATGGCGACCAGACCTGCGCTGTCTGTACCGCCTCCGCCGCTTCATTCAGCCGAGGCCCACGGGTACGATCTCACACACAGAGGGGGAATGGGGCCTCAGCTGCTGGTCTTCAGAAACATATCGAGAGACTCTGAAGGGTTTTCTGAAAATAATTCAGACGATCAGCGCGCCGTCAGGGCTTTTGAGGACCTCGCATCCGAATCTAGCGGCAGCATCAATAACAACATGCTTGGCGCCGTGGACGCGCAGCATCCTTCAGCGTGGACCCTGCATCCACAGCTCAAAGCTACAAACACGGAGGGAGCCGAGCTGTGTCACCGGCATCGTTTGATCACGGACAAAAATGACTGGCCGCCGGTGGTGGATAAAAGCAACCCCGTGTCGATGACAGAGCCTGGCTGGAGCTGCACAGCGGCGCAGCGACAGCTCCAGCTTCCCGACGGTCCTGTATTAGAGCTGGCGAGGAAATTCGGAGAGCTGGGGGTCACTCCGGTAACCGAATTTTTGCTCAAAGACGGTGAGCTCCCGCACTGTTCGTGTCAAAGCGTCCTCGGTTCGGCGGTAGCTGGAATCAGGCAGGGCGAGGACCCAACCGAGACCAGTGATGCTTTGTTGGTGCTGGAGGGCCTCGGGTCAGAAGAGGTGAAAGGCCTGGGCATCAACGCCTGTCAAAAGACAGAATCACAGAATGTTGGGGGACAGGGTGAAGTGGTGAACGCGATGCCGGGTGCGTTTGCGCTCAAGTGTTTCCCAGCGGTGCAGGCCATGGGGGTATCCGGGGGACTTTGCGCGCCCGCGTGTAGTGAATCACGGTTATGTTGTTTGTTGCGAGATTCGGTAAACACCACGGCTCAGGCTAATACCACTGACAAACGGACTCCCGAGCTCCTTTCACCACTGTCCGTTACAACCCAGGCTGAACCGAACCAGCACACTCCGTGTTCCAGCCAGGCATCCACTCCAAAGGCCCGGCCGGACAGGAGCGCGTCCCGTGCGCATCTCTCCTGTGCGGTGGGCAGTGGAGAGAAGACGCTAAAGGTACCAGGGAAATCCAGGAAGGGGTCACTTAAAATCCGCCTGAGTAAACTTTTCAGAACTAAAAGTTGCAGTGGCTCTAACAATATTTTGGACAAGAGACCTTCGGTTACGTTCTCCATATCCTCAGCAGGCAGTTTAGTTGACATGTCAGGTGCAAGCGGTACTGAACAAGACGCAGGGAG CCAACCTCGACTCACAAGGGCACAAAGTGCTTTTTCTGCAGCCTCTTTTACTCCTCTATTCACAG GAGAGACTGTGTCTTTGGTTGATGTGGACATCTCACAGCGAGGGAGAAACTCTCCTCATCCTCCCACTCCTCCACCTCCTCCTCGACGGAGCCTCAGTCTGCTAG ACGACATAGGTGGGCCGCAACCCGGGCCTTTCCTAGTGAGCGTAATGGGGGCATCCCTGCAGTCTCTCCCTCtgcctcttcctcctcctccccCTCTCCACACTACCATCCAGCATAGTCTCAGCCTCAATG ATGCTTTCTTCCGGGCACTTCCTCATTCGGCCCCATCACCAATGGAGACACCCGCCCCTGCCAGAGTGGCCCCACCACCGATTATGTGTCCGCTGAGAGGGGCCGATTCCAGTAGCTTCACTGCCAGCCTGAGAGAGCTGGAGCGG tgTGGCTGGTATTGGGGGCCAATGAACTGGGAGGATGCTGAAATGAAGCTGAGAGGAAAGCCAGATGGCTCATTTTTGGTGAGGGACAGTTCGGACCCACGGTACATCCTCAGCCTCAGCTTTCGCTCGCAGGGAGTCACGCACCACACACGTATGGAGCACTATAGAG GAACCTTCAGTTTATGGTGCCACCCTAAATTCGAGGACCGCTGCCATTCTGTGGTCGAATTTATCGAGCGAGCCatcatgcactctaaaaatgggaAATTCCTCTACTTCTTGCGTTCACGTGTACCTG GACTGCCTCCAACCCCTGTGCAGCTGCTCTATCCAGTCTCACGCTTCAGCAATGTGAAATCACTCCAGCATTTGTGCCGTTTCTGCATCCGACAACTCGTCCGCATAGACCACATTCAGGAGTTGCCCCTTCCCAA ACCGCTCATTGTCTACCTGAGGAAGTTTTATTACTATGACCCAGAAGAAGAGATGTACCTGTCAATCAAAGGCATGCGCCAGGCAGCAGGTGTGGAACAGGAAGCCGAATCTGAAACATAG
- the sp2 gene encoding transcription factor Sp2 isoform X2: MATTVAVSPSEYLQPSTTTSQDSQPSPLALLAATCSKIGPPAAQAPASTPPTQPTTRRLHPIKPAPIAPAPPKNLGFLSAKGNVIQLPAGLGSSGASPIVFTIQSPSRPAGTSTANIQYQVIPQFQGSQTIQMMPQGGQIQIIPGTNQAIITSPMTVQATTPAPPSLAQVSQQKTVAIKPSSQKRRQNNANLYNANVVRLPSGLTLPLNVTTSDVGGAQVVTETAVTPVKGKRGRKRQLAVAPSTPAPQPASPPPVAEQVEALLIETTADNIIQAGHNLLIVQSPGGNQPAVVQQVQLVQPKPEPQVVQIPSQALKVVQAASATLPPVPQKHTPSVQVSPPEPTQVLIKTASGEWQAVQIQETTVTTPTTSPSHSTPAMVTKKAQTGTRKERTLPKIAPAGGGLITLNAAQLASAAQAVQTININGVQVQGVPVTITNAGGQQHLTVQTVPGGGLQLGGMQTQTQTMQMEQTQTLALELQTQPGEKKRRMACTCPNCKDAEKRPGEVGKRKHICHIAGCEKTFRKTSLLRAHVRLHTGERPFVCSWVFCGKRFTRSDELQRHARTHTGDKRFECNKCQKRFMRSDHLTKHYKTHINTKNM, from the exons ATGGCCACCACTGTCGCAGTCAGCCCCAGTGAATATCTTCAGCCTTCCACCACCACTTCTCAA GATTCTCAGCCCTCCCCACTTGCCCTTCTGGCAGCTACTTGCAGTAAGATAGGGCCACCTGCTGCTCAGGCCCCAGCCAGCACGCCACCAACTCAGCCAACCACACGCCGTCTCCACCCCATCAAGCCCGCCCCCATTGCTCCAGCTCCACCTAAAAACCTTGGGTTTCTCTCTGCGAAAGGGAACGTTATCCAACTCCCTGCAGGCCTTGGTTCTTCAGGTGCCAGCCCTATTGTCTTCACTATTCAGAGTCCTTCGCGCCCAGCGGGCACATCTACTGCCAACATCCAATATCAAGTGATTCCTCAGTTCCAGGGCTCACAGACCATTCAGATGATGCCTCAGGGAGGACAGATCCAGATCATCCCTGGAACCAACCAGGCCATCATCACCTCACCTATGACCGTTCAGGCTACTACACCTGCCCCACCATCTTTGGCTCAAGTCAGCCAGCAGAAGACAGTGGCTATCAAGCCATCTTCACAAAAGCGTCGGCAGAATAATGCCAACTTATATAATGCCAATGTTGTACGACTTCCGAGCGGACTCACGCTGCCTCTCAATGTTACTACAAGTGATGTGGGAGGAGCTCAGGTTGTTACAGAGACTGCAGTTACTCCAGTAAAGGGCAAGAGGGGAAGGAAGAGACAGTTGGCTGTAGCCCCCTCCACCCCTGCCCCTCAACCAGCCTCACCGCCACCTGTAGCTGAGCAGGTAGAAGCGTTGCTGATAGAGACCACAGCTGACAATATTATTCAG GCAGGGCACAATCTCCTGATAGTACAGAGTCCAGGTGGAAATCAGCCTGCTGTTGTGCAGCAGGTGCAGTTGGTTCAGCCGAAGCCTGAGCCGCAGGTTGTTCAGATTCCCTCGCAGGCTCTTAAAGTGGTACAAGCTGCCTCTGCCACACTTCCCCCTGTACCCCAAAAACATACACCCAGTGTGCAGGTGTCCCCCCCAGAACCCACACAG GTGCTGATTAAAACAGCCTCAGGTGAATGGCAAGCTGTACAGATACAAGAGACCACGGTTACCACGCCAACCACGTCCCCCAGCCACTCCACACCTGCAATGGTCACCAAGAAGGCTCAAACAGGAACGCGAAAAGAGAGGACGCTCCCTAAGATTGCTCCGGCTGGCGGGGGTCTGATAACATTGAATGCAGCCCAACTAGCTTCTGCTGCTCAGGCTGTTCAGACCATCAACATTAATGGTGTCCAGGTGCAGGGGGTTCCTGTTACTATCACCAATGCTGGGG GTCAGCAGCATCTGACAGTGCAGACAGTTCCAGGTGGTGGTCTGCAGCTGGGCGGTATGCAGACACAAACTCAAACAATGCAAATGGAGCAAACACAGACACTCGCACTAGAACTGCAGACTCAGCCAGGAGAGAAAAAACGGCGCATGGCCTGCACCTGCCCAAACTGCAAAGATGCAGAAAAGAG GCCAGGAGAGGTGGGCAAGAGAAAACACATCTGTCACATAGCAGGTTGTGAAAAGACCTTCAGAAAGACTTCGCTGCTGCGGGCACACGTACGGCTGCATACAGGCGAAAGACCCTTCGTATGCAGCTGGGTTTTCTGCGGAAAACGTTTCACACGCAGTGATGAGCTGCAGCGACACGCCAGAACTCACACAG GAGACAAACGTTTTGAGTGCAATAAGTGTCAGAAACGTTTCATGCGGAGTGACCATCTCACGAAGCATTACAAAACACACATCAACACAAAGAACATGTGA
- the socs7 gene encoding suppressor of cytokine signaling 7 isoform X2, protein MNDAQDMSPDFVLMRLVSAAEDDRLDEENGNLSSGSALTVQEVLAHGGIKGNFECTPSQMARHGHMNKAPQASGPEAPDTGVMATRPALSVPPPPLHSAEAHGYDLTHRGGMGPQLLVFRNISRDSEGFSENNSDDQRAVRAFEDLASESSGSINNNMLGAVDAQHPSAWTLHPQLKATNTEGAELCHRHRLITDKNDWPPVVDKSNPVSMTEPGWSCTAAQRQLQLPDGPVLELARKFGELGVTPVTEFLLKDGELPHCSCQSVLGSAVAGIRQGEDPTETSDALLVLEGLGSEEVKGLGINACQKTESQNVGGQGEVVNAMPGAFALKCFPAVQAMGVSGGLCAPACSESRLCCLLRDSVNTTAQANTTDKRTPELLSPLSVTTQAEPNQHTPCSSQASTPKARPDRSASRAHLSCAVGSGEKTLKVPGKSRKGSLKIRLSKLFRTKSCSGSNNILDKRPSVTFSISSAGSLVDMSGASGTEQDAGSQPRLTRAQSAFSAASFTPLFTGETVSLVDVDISQRGRNSPHPPTPPPPPRRSLSLLDAFFRALPHSAPSPMETPAPARVAPPPIMCPLRGADSSSFTASLRELERCGWYWGPMNWEDAEMKLRGKPDGSFLVRDSSDPRYILSLSFRSQGVTHHTRMEHYRGTFSLWCHPKFEDRCHSVVEFIERAIMHSKNGKFLYFLRSRVPGLPPTPVQLLYPVSRFSNVKSLQHLCRFCIRQLVRIDHIQELPLPKPLIVYLRKFYYYDPEEEMYLSIKGMRQAAGVEQEAESET, encoded by the exons ATGAACGACGCGCAAGATATGTCTCCCGATTTTGTCTTGATGCGCCTGGTCTCCGCGGCCGAGGATGACCGCTTGGATGAGGAGAATGGGAATCTGTCGTCGGGCAGCGCACTGACAGTGCAGGAGGTCTTGGCTCATGGGGGTATTAAGGGTAACTTTGAATGCACGCCGAGTCAAATGGCCCGACACGGACATATGAACAAAGCTCCGCAAGCCAGCGGACCGGAGGCACCTGACACTGGAGTGATGGCGACCAGACCTGCGCTGTCTGTACCGCCTCCGCCGCTTCATTCAGCCGAGGCCCACGGGTACGATCTCACACACAGAGGGGGAATGGGGCCTCAGCTGCTGGTCTTCAGAAACATATCGAGAGACTCTGAAGGGTTTTCTGAAAATAATTCAGACGATCAGCGCGCCGTCAGGGCTTTTGAGGACCTCGCATCCGAATCTAGCGGCAGCATCAATAACAACATGCTTGGCGCCGTGGACGCGCAGCATCCTTCAGCGTGGACCCTGCATCCACAGCTCAAAGCTACAAACACGGAGGGAGCCGAGCTGTGTCACCGGCATCGTTTGATCACGGACAAAAATGACTGGCCGCCGGTGGTGGATAAAAGCAACCCCGTGTCGATGACAGAGCCTGGCTGGAGCTGCACAGCGGCGCAGCGACAGCTCCAGCTTCCCGACGGTCCTGTATTAGAGCTGGCGAGGAAATTCGGAGAGCTGGGGGTCACTCCGGTAACCGAATTTTTGCTCAAAGACGGTGAGCTCCCGCACTGTTCGTGTCAAAGCGTCCTCGGTTCGGCGGTAGCTGGAATCAGGCAGGGCGAGGACCCAACCGAGACCAGTGATGCTTTGTTGGTGCTGGAGGGCCTCGGGTCAGAAGAGGTGAAAGGCCTGGGCATCAACGCCTGTCAAAAGACAGAATCACAGAATGTTGGGGGACAGGGTGAAGTGGTGAACGCGATGCCGGGTGCGTTTGCGCTCAAGTGTTTCCCAGCGGTGCAGGCCATGGGGGTATCCGGGGGACTTTGCGCGCCCGCGTGTAGTGAATCACGGTTATGTTGTTTGTTGCGAGATTCGGTAAACACCACGGCTCAGGCTAATACCACTGACAAACGGACTCCCGAGCTCCTTTCACCACTGTCCGTTACAACCCAGGCTGAACCGAACCAGCACACTCCGTGTTCCAGCCAGGCATCCACTCCAAAGGCCCGGCCGGACAGGAGCGCGTCCCGTGCGCATCTCTCCTGTGCGGTGGGCAGTGGAGAGAAGACGCTAAAGGTACCAGGGAAATCCAGGAAGGGGTCACTTAAAATCCGCCTGAGTAAACTTTTCAGAACTAAAAGTTGCAGTGGCTCTAACAATATTTTGGACAAGAGACCTTCGGTTACGTTCTCCATATCCTCAGCAGGCAGTTTAGTTGACATGTCAGGTGCAAGCGGTACTGAACAAGACGCAGGGAG CCAACCTCGACTCACAAGGGCACAAAGTGCTTTTTCTGCAGCCTCTTTTACTCCTCTATTCACAG GAGAGACTGTGTCTTTGGTTGATGTGGACATCTCACAGCGAGGGAGAAACTCTCCTCATCCTCCCACTCCTCCACCTCCTCCTCGACGGAGCCTCAGTCTGCTAG ATGCTTTCTTCCGGGCACTTCCTCATTCGGCCCCATCACCAATGGAGACACCCGCCCCTGCCAGAGTGGCCCCACCACCGATTATGTGTCCGCTGAGAGGGGCCGATTCCAGTAGCTTCACTGCCAGCCTGAGAGAGCTGGAGCGG tgTGGCTGGTATTGGGGGCCAATGAACTGGGAGGATGCTGAAATGAAGCTGAGAGGAAAGCCAGATGGCTCATTTTTGGTGAGGGACAGTTCGGACCCACGGTACATCCTCAGCCTCAGCTTTCGCTCGCAGGGAGTCACGCACCACACACGTATGGAGCACTATAGAG GAACCTTCAGTTTATGGTGCCACCCTAAATTCGAGGACCGCTGCCATTCTGTGGTCGAATTTATCGAGCGAGCCatcatgcactctaaaaatgggaAATTCCTCTACTTCTTGCGTTCACGTGTACCTG GACTGCCTCCAACCCCTGTGCAGCTGCTCTATCCAGTCTCACGCTTCAGCAATGTGAAATCACTCCAGCATTTGTGCCGTTTCTGCATCCGACAACTCGTCCGCATAGACCACATTCAGGAGTTGCCCCTTCCCAA ACCGCTCATTGTCTACCTGAGGAAGTTTTATTACTATGACCCAGAAGAAGAGATGTACCTGTCAATCAAAGGCATGCGCCAGGCAGCAGGTGTGGAACAGGAAGCCGAATCTGAAACATAG
- the sp2 gene encoding transcription factor Sp2 isoform X1, producing MSDQKDSMATTVAVSPSEYLQPSTTTSQDSQPSPLALLAATCSKIGPPAAQAPASTPPTQPTTRRLHPIKPAPIAPAPPKNLGFLSAKGNVIQLPAGLGSSGASPIVFTIQSPSRPAGTSTANIQYQVIPQFQGSQTIQMMPQGGQIQIIPGTNQAIITSPMTVQATTPAPPSLAQVSQQKTVAIKPSSQKRRQNNANLYNANVVRLPSGLTLPLNVTTSDVGGAQVVTETAVTPVKGKRGRKRQLAVAPSTPAPQPASPPPVAEQVEALLIETTADNIIQAGHNLLIVQSPGGNQPAVVQQVQLVQPKPEPQVVQIPSQALKVVQAASATLPPVPQKHTPSVQVSPPEPTQVLIKTASGEWQAVQIQETTVTTPTTSPSHSTPAMVTKKAQTGTRKERTLPKIAPAGGGLITLNAAQLASAAQAVQTININGVQVQGVPVTITNAGGQQHLTVQTVPGGGLQLGGMQTQTQTMQMEQTQTLALELQTQPGEKKRRMACTCPNCKDAEKRPGEVGKRKHICHIAGCEKTFRKTSLLRAHVRLHTGERPFVCSWVFCGKRFTRSDELQRHARTHTGDKRFECNKCQKRFMRSDHLTKHYKTHINTKNM from the exons ATGAGCG ATCAAAAGGACAGTATGGCCACCACTGTCGCAGTCAGCCCCAGTGAATATCTTCAGCCTTCCACCACCACTTCTCAA GATTCTCAGCCCTCCCCACTTGCCCTTCTGGCAGCTACTTGCAGTAAGATAGGGCCACCTGCTGCTCAGGCCCCAGCCAGCACGCCACCAACTCAGCCAACCACACGCCGTCTCCACCCCATCAAGCCCGCCCCCATTGCTCCAGCTCCACCTAAAAACCTTGGGTTTCTCTCTGCGAAAGGGAACGTTATCCAACTCCCTGCAGGCCTTGGTTCTTCAGGTGCCAGCCCTATTGTCTTCACTATTCAGAGTCCTTCGCGCCCAGCGGGCACATCTACTGCCAACATCCAATATCAAGTGATTCCTCAGTTCCAGGGCTCACAGACCATTCAGATGATGCCTCAGGGAGGACAGATCCAGATCATCCCTGGAACCAACCAGGCCATCATCACCTCACCTATGACCGTTCAGGCTACTACACCTGCCCCACCATCTTTGGCTCAAGTCAGCCAGCAGAAGACAGTGGCTATCAAGCCATCTTCACAAAAGCGTCGGCAGAATAATGCCAACTTATATAATGCCAATGTTGTACGACTTCCGAGCGGACTCACGCTGCCTCTCAATGTTACTACAAGTGATGTGGGAGGAGCTCAGGTTGTTACAGAGACTGCAGTTACTCCAGTAAAGGGCAAGAGGGGAAGGAAGAGACAGTTGGCTGTAGCCCCCTCCACCCCTGCCCCTCAACCAGCCTCACCGCCACCTGTAGCTGAGCAGGTAGAAGCGTTGCTGATAGAGACCACAGCTGACAATATTATTCAG GCAGGGCACAATCTCCTGATAGTACAGAGTCCAGGTGGAAATCAGCCTGCTGTTGTGCAGCAGGTGCAGTTGGTTCAGCCGAAGCCTGAGCCGCAGGTTGTTCAGATTCCCTCGCAGGCTCTTAAAGTGGTACAAGCTGCCTCTGCCACACTTCCCCCTGTACCCCAAAAACATACACCCAGTGTGCAGGTGTCCCCCCCAGAACCCACACAG GTGCTGATTAAAACAGCCTCAGGTGAATGGCAAGCTGTACAGATACAAGAGACCACGGTTACCACGCCAACCACGTCCCCCAGCCACTCCACACCTGCAATGGTCACCAAGAAGGCTCAAACAGGAACGCGAAAAGAGAGGACGCTCCCTAAGATTGCTCCGGCTGGCGGGGGTCTGATAACATTGAATGCAGCCCAACTAGCTTCTGCTGCTCAGGCTGTTCAGACCATCAACATTAATGGTGTCCAGGTGCAGGGGGTTCCTGTTACTATCACCAATGCTGGGG GTCAGCAGCATCTGACAGTGCAGACAGTTCCAGGTGGTGGTCTGCAGCTGGGCGGTATGCAGACACAAACTCAAACAATGCAAATGGAGCAAACACAGACACTCGCACTAGAACTGCAGACTCAGCCAGGAGAGAAAAAACGGCGCATGGCCTGCACCTGCCCAAACTGCAAAGATGCAGAAAAGAG GCCAGGAGAGGTGGGCAAGAGAAAACACATCTGTCACATAGCAGGTTGTGAAAAGACCTTCAGAAAGACTTCGCTGCTGCGGGCACACGTACGGCTGCATACAGGCGAAAGACCCTTCGTATGCAGCTGGGTTTTCTGCGGAAAACGTTTCACACGCAGTGATGAGCTGCAGCGACACGCCAGAACTCACACAG GAGACAAACGTTTTGAGTGCAATAAGTGTCAGAAACGTTTCATGCGGAGTGACCATCTCACGAAGCATTACAAAACACACATCAACACAAAGAACATGTGA